Sequence from the Pontibacter pudoricolor genome:
AAACACCTTTACTTTAAAACGTACATCCTGGGCAAGTAGCTTGAAAAGGGGAGCATTATACTGTATAGGGTGTGAAGAAAGAACTGCCAGTTTATTCATGTACCAAACTTTTCTGGATTGCCTTATTTAAATATTCAGCAAGAATTTTAGTAACGTTAAAAGCTGAATATTGCTCAAAAGCTGATGTATCTACTCTAGTCGGATCGAAAGCTGAATGATAATTTCGATAGAGTGTCAGTTTATCAGCGAACAACTCACTTATAGTTGATAAATCTGACTCTCCATTAAACTTTAATACAATTCCAGCCCTTGACTCCTCAATTACCTCTCCTGCCGTACTCGCACTATGCAATACAGCCAGTATAGGCTTCTGGGATAGTATACCCTGGTAGACTTTTGAAGGTGTGTAATGTGGCTCTGTACTTCCCAGCACAAAAATTCCATCAGATGCCTCAAGGTGCGCTAGCACATCAAGGTATGGGATGCGCTTCGGATACTCAAAAACAACAGATTGCCAGAGATTATACTTCTCTGCTAATGGTTTAATAGTAAAACTGGTTTCATCATTAGCCCAACTGCCGGTACCAATAAAGTGTAACTCAATATCATTAATCTCCTCGTGTGTCTGTAGCCACTGAAATATTACCTCCAAAGGTTTGTAAGCTTTTGGCAACATAGCTCCTGCATATACTAATTGCAATTTATCCGGCTTTGAAGTAAAGAGGTAAGGTTCAATATTTAGCTTTTTGAGTGCAGAATGATCTTCTGGTTCTCCACCATAAGGCATTGCAACGTATACCGACTGCTTATATAAATGGGAATTACGTTCCAGTACAGGTTTAAAATAGCCCTCGGCCACTCCTGTGATCAAGGTAGCTCCCTTTACAGCAATTGGTTCTAATAAACCAGAAAGCTTAGTACTTAACCAATGACGCGAAAACATGCGCTCACTACCAGCAAAAATATGCACCCAAGGATCAATATAATCAATGCCATAAGGAATACCCGTTTTAATGTTTACTGCCCTTCCTAACAAAGAAGCATAAAAAGATGGGATTGGAATGTAAATAAAATCTGGTCTTTCAGTCTTTATAAGTTTAAGAAGCTTTTTATACAAATGATATCCCCCACGAAGCCCAATATCACCAATAACACGAACAGGGCCTGTTGGAAAGGCATTAACAGTCTCAATTTGCAATTCTGGGCTTACTAACTCTTGCAGCTTCCAGTCTAATTTCTCCTCATAGTGGCTGTGATGCACAGTAAGCACGATCGGCTTCCAGCCAAAGGCAGGCAAATGTTTAGCGAATAAGCGGGTGCGATGAACAGCTGCCAGGTTAGAGGGTGGAAAATGCGGAGAAACTATGATTAATTTCTTCATGATTACTTTTGAAGCGCTCTTTCCCATAAAGTTACTAGCTTTTGCGCTTCTGTTTCAAAGGCAATCCCTCGTGCCTGATCAAATCTTTTTTGTTTTGAAGCTCTGATAGACTCAATATTTCCCAAAATAAACTCAATAATAGTTACCAAAGCCTGCACATTTTGCTCTGTTACAATACCGTCATCTTTATACGACGCCATAAATGCAAGCTGCGCTTTAGTATCTGTAGCCAATATATATAGCCCGGCCTGCTTGTAAGCAAATATCTTATTAGACAAGGCTATATCTTTGTTAAGATCAGTAGTTGAAATTTCTAAAGCCAACCCGATATCGTAATCAGATAACATCTGATGCAAGTCCTTTTGTGATAAAGGTGCTTTGATCACTACATAGTTTCTCCCAGTCAGATAAGTTTCAGCAAACTCCGGGTTAAGATTACCTATTAATGTTAGATTTACCTTATAGGAGAAAATATCTAACGCAGGCAATAACAACTCCAGACCACGCCCAAAATTAATGTTTTGTGAAAACCAAACCAGGTTAACTTTCTCATTAGATAATTTAGAAGATGCAGACCTAAACTCCGAACTATAAAATGAGTTATTGACTGTAATAACAGGCACGTTACAAAGTCTCTTTACTTCTTCAGCTATTAATGGAGAAGCTGCTGTTACATAGTTTGCTTTCAATAGTAGCTGTTTCATTAAAACTGTACGCCGTATTATTTCCTTTACAGCATCTACTTTAATGACCTCGCCTGGGTGAAAATCCTCTACATCAAATCCAAAGGGAATTTGATACTGTTTAGCAAATTGATAAGCTGGATAAAGTGCCCCTAAGTTGTGAGCAATTACCAAATCAACTGAGTTAAGATTTAATTGCCTTAATTTTTGATGCAGCACATAACTTCTCTTATCAGAAGCTAAGGCCGCTATAAATAAGGAGGATCTAAATATCTTATCAGCCTTTTTAGCAAAAGAATTTAAAAGAGATGATGTAAGCCAACTATAAAAATGACTTTTAGTAATTGGCAGGTAAACAAATGAAACTTGGGGAAATTGTTTCGTATACTCTTCTTCTAACCCAATCGTCCACTGCTTTAAATCAAACAGTAGTACTGTCACTCTATAATTCAATGCCAGAGCTAACTGAATCTCCTTTACTAATCTTGGATTTGAGGAAAGGTTGGCAGTGGTTAGGAAAAGGAGATGCACTAAATAATACTTTTTAATATGAATTTGATTCGCTTTGCTACCTTCCAGCCAAATAAGATTTTAATTATCTCTATGGTTGTACCTCCTATTTTAGGCGTTTGTACGTCAATATTATAGGATCTAAATCTTTTATAAGCAATATCTGATAATATATGGTTATTTAAATAAGTAGAAACAGCAAAATCTAAATACTGTTTAGCGATCGCTTTTTTCAAATTGGTTCCTGAAGTATATCTGCCTAAATATGTTCTCTTTAAATCAATTGTTAGTAATGTGTTCCTGAGATATAAAAAATCTTTCCGCTGGCTTAATGCATCACCTTTGATAGATCTTCTGTAATAATTATAAACGTTCGGCACATATACAACTCCACCTGAAGCTAGTAGTATTCTGGAAA
This genomic interval carries:
- a CDS encoding glycosyltransferase family protein, which codes for MGKSASKVIMKKLIIVSPHFPPSNLAAVHRTRLFAKHLPAFGWKPIVLTVHHSHYEEKLDWKLQELVSPELQIETVNAFPTGPVRVIGDIGLRGGYHLYKKLLKLIKTERPDFIYIPIPSFYASLLGRAVNIKTGIPYGIDYIDPWVHIFAGSERMFSRHWLSTKLSGLLEPIAVKGATLITGVAEGYFKPVLERNSHLYKQSVYVAMPYGGEPEDHSALKKLNIEPYLFTSKPDKLQLVYAGAMLPKAYKPLEVIFQWLQTHEEINDIELHFIGTGSWANDETSFTIKPLAEKYNLWQSVVFEYPKRIPYLDVLAHLEASDGIFVLGSTEPHYTPSKVYQGILSQKPILAVLHSASTAGEVIEESRAGIVLKFNGESDLSTISELFADKLTLYRNYHSAFDPTRVDTSAFEQYSAFNVTKILAEYLNKAIQKSLVHE
- a CDS encoding glycosyltransferase family protein, with protein sequence MTVLLFDLKQWTIGLEEEYTKQFPQVSFVYLPITKSHFYSWLTSSLLNSFAKKADKIFRSSLFIAALASDKRSYVLHQKLRQLNLNSVDLVIAHNLGALYPAYQFAKQYQIPFGFDVEDFHPGEVIKVDAVKEIIRRTVLMKQLLLKANYVTAASPLIAEEVKRLCNVPVITVNNSFYSSEFRSASSKLSNEKVNLVWFSQNINFGRGLELLLPALDIFSYKVNLTLIGNLNPEFAETYLTGRNYVVIKAPLSQKDLHQMLSDYDIGLALEISTTDLNKDIALSNKIFAYKQAGLYILATDTKAQLAFMASYKDDGIVTEQNVQALVTIIEFILGNIESIRASKQKRFDQARGIAFETEAQKLVTLWERALQK